The DNA sequence CGCCTTCGCTCAGCCTTGAATCTTTAAAATTCAAACGAACCTTCTTTACAGGCTCCGCTTCGTGTGCCCTCTTTATCGGTTCGACGGGTTCAACCATGGCCATCACCTCTCATTAAGTTTATCGGCAAAAAAATAAAGGAGCTTTACTTTTTGCCCTTGGCCAAAGTGAAGCTCGCGGACCCCAAGACCTGCAGCCCTCCTTTGGCCAAGGTCTCGGCTGCCCCAAGTATGGTGGCTCCGGTGGTGCACACGTCGTCACAGATCATTACGGTCCTAATGCCTGCTTTTAACCTACGTTCGTCAAGCTTAAAGGCACCTTCGGGAAGCTTGCTTCTAGCGTACGACTTGGTCAGCGCCCGCGGATGGATCCTCACGTTCCAGGAAAGGCAATTCATGACGGGCACGCCAAGCTCAAGGGACAAACCCTGAGCGATCTTCTCGGATTGGTTGAAAAACCTGGGGCTTTCGTTGTGAAGCGGTATCGGCACAAGGGCATCCGGCAAAGGAAAACTTAAGCAGGCAGCCAAGGCTCTTCCCATGGATATGCCCAGTGCACCGTGGTGTCCATACTTTAGGAGGTGAATCAATTGCCTTGCGGGGCCTTTGTGAGTGGCGCCGAAATAATGGGGAAAGGCCAATGTGTGCCTGTCGCAGGGATAACAGTTCAGGCATTCGATACACACAGGGCCGCTTGGGGATAGCACTCCCTTTATGCAACCGAGACAACCCGTTGAGCCCGCCCTTCCGCAAACCGGACAGGCTACGGGAAAAAGGACGTGCCAAAACAGAGACGCTATCCCCGCCATGACCGAAAAATCAGAAGCTACACAGCGGCCTTTTTTAATTCCTCGGCCTTGTCGGTCCTTTCCCATGCGGGAAGGGGATTTAAGTCGATCCTTCCCATGTGGCCGTAGGCTGCCAGGGGCAAATACTGCGGCCTTCTAAGGTCGAGGTCCCTAATGATGGCGGCAGGCCTGAAGTCAAAATGCTCTCTTATCAGCTCGGTTATCCTGTCGTCCGGGATCACGCCGGTGCCGTAGGTCTCAACTGAAATGGAAACGGGCCTTGCCACGCCTATTGCGTAAGCCACCTGTATCTGACATTTGCGCGCAAGGCCTGCGGCCACCACGTTTTTAGCCGCGTACCTTGCCATGTATGCACCGGAGCGGTCCACCTTGGTCGGGTCCTTGCCGGAGAAACACCCACCGCCGTGGGGCACAACGCCGCCGTAGGTATCTACAATTATCTTGCGACCAGTAAGGCCCGTGTCTGCCAGGGGTCCTCCCAAGACGAACCTCCCCGTGGGGTTGACCAAGACCTTCGGGGAGTCCTGCATGAGCTCCGGAGGCACTACGGGATTTATGACGTGCTCTATTATGTCGGCCTTTATCTGGTCCTGTTCCACGGAAGGGTGATGTTGGGCGGAAACTATGATCGTATCCACCCTCACGGGCTTGTCGTCGTCGTATTCTATCGTCACCTGGGTCTTGCCGTCCGGACGAAGGTAGGGAAGTATCTTCTCTCGTCTGACGTAGGCAAGGCGCCTGGCAAGCTTATGGGCCAAGGATATGGGCAAGGGAAGCAGCTCATCCGTCTCGTCGCAGGCATAACCTATCATCATGCCCTGATCGCCGGCACCTATCCTGTCTATCTCGTC is a window from the Acetomicrobium flavidum genome containing:
- a CDS encoding ComF family protein, producing MAGIASLFWHVLFPVACPVCGRAGSTGCLGCIKGVLSPSGPVCIECLNCYPCDRHTLAFPHYFGATHKGPARQLIHLLKYGHHGALGISMGRALAACLSFPLPDALVPIPLHNESPRFFNQSEKIAQGLSLELGVPVMNCLSWNVRIHPRALTKSYARSKLPEGAFKLDERRLKAGIRTVMICDDVCTTGATILGAAETLAKGGLQVLGSASFTLAKGKK
- the metK gene encoding methionine adenosyltransferase, giving the protein MPKERMLLTSESVTEGHPDKLADQISDGILDAILARDPMGRVACETLVTTGLVMVAGEITTSCYVDIPRLVRGIVKDIGYTRAKYGFDGDTCAVITAIDEQSPDIAQGVNRALEVRESNMTDDEIDRIGAGDQGMMIGYACDETDELLPLPISLAHKLARRLAYVRREKILPYLRPDGKTQVTIEYDDDKPVRVDTIIVSAQHHPSVEQDQIKADIIEHVINPVVPPELMQDSPKVLVNPTGRFVLGGPLADTGLTGRKIIVDTYGGVVPHGGGCFSGKDPTKVDRSGAYMARYAAKNVVAAGLARKCQIQVAYAIGVARPVSISVETYGTGVIPDDRITELIREHFDFRPAAIIRDLDLRRPQYLPLAAYGHMGRIDLNPLPAWERTDKAEELKKAAV